The genome window CGCGCTCCAGGAGGGCATCGAAATCGGCGACATGGTCGTCGCCAACGGCGCGGCCAAAGACGAGGGGACGACCGGCCGCTACGAGTCGGACACGGTGCCGGCGGTCCCGGACTACGACGTGCTCTCGTCGCTGGTCGACGCCGCCGAGGCCAACGACGAGGACGTCCACGTCGGCCCCATCGCCACGGACGACGCCTTCTACGCCGAGACGGACGAGTACATCAACGACTGGGAGGACGCCGGCCTGCTCGCCGTCGAGATGGAGGCCGCCGCGCTGTTCTCGCTGTGTCGCCGCAAGGGCCTGCGCTCGGGCGCTATCTGTACCGTCGACGGGAACCTCGTCGAGGGGACACAGAAGGGCGAGACCGAGGCCGACGAACTGCCCGAGAAGGCCAAGGACAACGTCGAGCGCGCCATCGAAATCAGCCTGACCGCGGCCGCGTCGCTGTAGGTCGAGGCCGGACGGGCCGCTGCCCGGCGGAGGGCTTAACAGACGCTCCCTCGTGCACCCCTGTATGCTCGACCAGTTCCGGAAGCGGCTCCGCGCGGCGGCCAGGCGGCTCCGGCGGGTCGAGCGCCGCGAACTCCAGGACTTCAGGCGCTGGGCAGAGGTGACCGAGAACCTCGTTCACATCTCCATGCTGGTGTTCGTCCCGCTGGCTATCGTGCTGGTGACGACGCTGGCGAACGTCGTTCCGCAACTGAGCTTCCTGCTTTTCCCGCCGCTCGCGGCGGGGACGTACACGCTGTTCGTCGACCCGACGAGCAAGTACTCCGACCCGAAGCGGTTCGTCGCGGGGCTGACCATCGGCGCGGTCTGTGGACTGGTCGCGCTCGCCGTCTCGAACAGTTACCTCCCGGTCCCGGGCGGCCAGTTCGGCGTCAACGCCCTCGGTGCCGGGCTAGCCGTCTTCGCCACCGGCGTGGTCACCTGGCCGCTGGACATCGAGGAGCCGTCGTCGTACTCGACCGCTCTGCTGGCGCTGCTCGTGGAACCGAACCAGCGGGCGGCGTTCGTCGCCAGCGTCTTCGTTGCCAGTTCGCTCGTGGCGGCCATCTTCGTCGTCTGGCGCGAGGAGTTCTACGAGCGGCGGGCGACGTACCTCTACGAGTCGATGTCCGGCGACGACCACGTCCTCGTCCCGATGCGCGGCGAGTCGGCGGGCCGGACGGCGATGCTGGGCGCGCGCCTCGCGGCCGCCCACGAGGCCGGCAAAGTCGTCCTGCTGGACATGGTCTCCGCCGGCGACGCCGCCGAGCACTCGCTCACGCGGGAGACGATACAGCTGGACATCCGGTCCGAGAACGGGGCCGAGCCGCCGTCGGCCGAGACCCGTCCGGTCGGCGACGGCGGCGACCCGGCGACCGCCCCGGCGTCGCCCGACCGGACCGACCTCGAAGCGGAAATCGACTGGCTGGAGACCCACGCCGCACGCATCGAGACGCGGACGGGCGTCTCCTGTCAGGTCGTCGTCGCGAGCGACGACGGGTCGCCGGCCAAGACGACGCTACAGACCGCGGCCGAGACCAACTGCGACCTCATAGTCGCGCCCTACGAGAGCCGCCACGGCGCGCTGACGCCGTACCTCCAGCGGCTGTTCCGCAGCGAGAGCGACGTTGTCGTCCACCGGTCGGTGAGCGACCGGACCCGCTGGAAGCAGGTCCTGGTCCCCGTGCGGTCCGTCAGCGACGTGGCCCACAACATGGTCGACTTCGCCACGCGGCTGGCCGGCCGGAGCGGGCGGGTGGCCGTCGCCACCTGCATCGGCTCCCGCGGCGACCGCCGCCGGGCCGAGGAGATGCTCGCGGACCTCATCGAACCGTACGAGGGGGCCTTCGAGACGCGGGTCCCGCGGACGGACATCCAGGCGTTCCTCGCCGACACCGCCCCGCAGTACGACCTGGTGATTATCGGGGCGAGCCGCGACCGGAGCAAGGCGTCGCGGTTCATTTCGCCGCCGACCTTCGAGCGGCTGGAAGACGTCGAGACGGACGTGGCCATCGTCGACCGCGGCCGGGCCTAGATGTCCGCGTCCTCCTCGTCTCTCACGTCGAGCAGGTGGTCGGCGACGTTCTCCATCCCCTCCCGACCCAGCGCGGACTGGACGATGAGGTGCCCGCCGAGCACCGCCGGACTGATGACGGTGTCGGCCCCTGCCCGGCGGAGCTTCTCGACGTTCTCGCGGTCGGTCGCCGCGGCGACGATGTTGACCTCCGGGTTGAGCGTCTGTGCCGTCAGTATCGCCAGCGCGTCCTGGGCGTCGTTGTTCGTCGCCGCGACGACCGCCGTGGCGTCCTCGATTCCGGCCCGCAAGAGCGGGTCCTCGTCGCTCGGGTCGGCGGTCAGCACGGCGATGTCCCGTTGCTGGAGTTGCGTGGCCGTCTCCGTGTCCGGGGTGATGACCACGAACTCTATCGCGCCAGTCAGTTCGTCGATAATCGGTTCCGTCAGGTCGCCGTGGCCGAGCACCAGCACGTGGTTCTCGAGCAGGTCCAGTTGTGCGTCAGTCATGTTTCCGAGTGCCTCCGAAAGCCGCTTCTCGATTGCCGGCCCCAGCAGCGACCCTAGGGCGATGGCGAAACTGGCCGTCCCGAGGACGACCACCGACATGCCGAACAGTTTCGCCTGCTGGCTCTGTGGGGTCATGTCGCCGTACCCGACGGTACTGGCCGTCACGAGCGTGTAGTAGAACGCGTCGGTCGCCGTCGAGAGGTTGGCGAACTCGTCCCGGAGCGCGTACGAGCCGGCGGTCCCGTACATGAGCGAGCCTATCAGCGCCGCCCCGGCCGCCAGTTGCGCCGTCGAGAGGTCTATCGGCCGGTCGAACCGCCGCCGGTTCACCAGCATCGTCGGGAGCGATACCAGCGAGAGGACGACGAGCGGGACCGAAACCGCCGAACTCGGCACGACGCCGACGAACGGAATCGTCACTGCGGAGCTCTGTACCAGCCCCTGTATCGCCGCCACGGGGAGCAAGACGACGGTCGCGTACCACGCGATCCGCAGGCGGCGACGGAGCCCGACGACGCTGACCAGCAGCGTAAACCCCGTGAGCGCGCCGGTGAATCCGGCGGTCCGCTGGATGCTCGGCGGGATGAAGTCCCCGAGCGGCCCGCTGATGGACACGGCGCTGATGTTGACCACTCCGGTGACGAACGACAGCACCGCCACTATCACCGGCAGGATGATGGTCGCCCGCGCCCCGAGCCAGTCCCGTGGTCTGTCCATACCCATCCAGATTACAGCGCCCGGTGTAAATGTACTGTCCGCGGGCCGGAAGCGATTTACTACCGGACACGCAGGATGGGGACATGGCGTCGCTCCCGATTGAGGTATTGATGGGGATTTATCTGGGGTTGTTGGTGGGGGTAATACCGGCGCTCGTGTCGTGGGCGCTGGGGTTCAGTTTCAAGTACTTTACCGGCATCACCGTGCCCGGGTTCGGTGTCGTCGTGCTGGCAATCGCGCTGGCCGGCGTCAGCGGCGGGCTCATGTCGCTGGCGGACAAGTCGATAACGCAGGCCCCCAACGCCGAGCGGATAATCACTGCCATCATCCTCGTCGGGATGGTGTCGCTGTACGCCCACAGCAAGGGGGACAAGCTCGGGGCGGAGTTCCCGAAGCGGCTCTCGCTGAAGGGGCTACGCGAGAAGAAGCTCTCGGCCGACGTGGTCGAGTTCGTCGGCGGCCGCGACGAGGTCCGCATCCGCGTCGTCGGCGACGTGGCCGACATGGAGGGGTATCCCCCGCTGTCAGAGCCACTCCGGGCCGAGATACGAACCGAGGAGTGGCGCTTCCCGGCGGACCTCCGCATCGGCGAACTCGAACACCGCATGGAGGAGCGGCTGAAATCGGAGTTCGACCTCGGCGACGCCGCCGTCTCGATAGACGAACAGGGGCGGGCGACGGTCGTCGCTGCGCCGCCGTTTTCCGGGCTGTCGAAGCGCGTCGGCGACAACCGCCACGCCGTCTCGGTCGAGGCGCTGTTGCCGACCGGCCTGGCCCGCAACGACGAGGTGACGGTGCTGACTGAGGACGCGCAGGTTCGCGGGACCGTCGTCAGTGCCCGGTCGGCGTCGGCGGACGACGAGACGGCCGCCGAGACGCCCACGCCGCCCGAGGTCGACGACGAGGCGTCCCCGGCACCGGTCCAGGCACCGACGACCGATGGCGGCGAGGGCCGGCTCACGGTCGCCGTGACCCGGACCGACGTCCAGCCGCTCCTGCGGTCGGCCCAGCCGAAGGTCGTGGTCGAGCCCCGCGGGACACATCGGGAGTACGAACTCGTCTCTCTGCTCCGGCGGGCCGGCAACCGGTTCCGGCGGCTGACCGTCCGGGCCGACGGCCCCCTCGACGGGACGACGCTCAGGGACGCCCACGTCCGCGAGACCCACGGCGTCGCCATCGTCGCCATCCGGACGCCGGACGGCTGGCAGGTCGCGCCGCGGGGTGACGCGGCCGTCGAGGGCGGCGACGAACTGTACGCGATTGGCCGCCGCGCCGACCTCGAGGCCTTCGAGGAGGCGGTCGCATGACGCTCGCCGGACCGCTGGCACAGGTCGGTGCGAACCTGCAACTGGGGCTGCTATCGCAGGTGGTGGTCGAGGGCGTGGCGTGGCTCCTCGCCATCGCCGTCCTCGCCGCGACGCCGGCGGGCGCTATCGCCGTCTTCTACCGCTGGTACGTCCGGGAGCGGATTCAGACCGGGCTCGCGCTCCTGTTCGGGCTGACCGCCGTCGTCCTCGTCATCGGCGCGACGACCGCGCTCAGCGAGGTCATCCTCGGCGACGAGGACGTGCTGGCGGCCGGCGCGGTCCTGCTGAACCTCGCGGCCTTTTTCGCCGGCGGGGCCGGGGCCTACGGGGGAATGCGTATCGGGGACCGGCTGGGCGTCGACCTCTTCGCCGCGACCGGCGGCCGGAACATCGACGCCGACGTGAGCGAAATCGTCCAGACCGTCGGCCGGGTTACCTCGGTCCGCCTCCCCGAGGACGTCGACGACATCGTCGGCTACGACCCGATGCCGGAGGAGACGAAGGAGACCCTCGCGGACCGGCGGTTCCTCTTCCCGCGGCGGCTGACGAAAGACGAACTCAGGGACCGGCTGGTCGCCCGGCTCAAGACCGACTACGGCGTCGGCCACGTGGACGTCGAACTGGCCGATGACGGCACCGTCAACTACCTCGCGGTCGGCTCGCGGGCGGCCGGTATCGGCCCGACACTGCCGCCCTCGACGAACGCCGTCGCCATCCGCGCCGACCCGGCCCACGCCGCGAGCGCCGGGGACCTCGTCCAGGTCTGGGAGCGAGCGCCGGCCAGGCGCGTGCTCACCGGCGAACTCCGGGGAGTCGCCGACGACGTGGTGACGGTCGCCATCGACGCCGCAGACACGCCGAAACTCGACCCCCAGACCGAGTACAAACTGGTCACGCTCCCGGTACAGGACCGCTCGGACCGGGAGTTCGCCTCGCTGCTCCGGGCGGCCGACGAGACGATGGGCACGGCCACCGTCGGGCCGGGGAGCGCGCTCGACGGCGCGCCCGTCGGGAGCCTGGCGGTCGCGGTGGTCGCAATCACCCGCGACGACGCGGCACCGGAGACGATTCCGTCCCGCGACCGGGTGCTGGCGGCCGGCGACACCATCTACGCCATCGCCACCCCGGACGCGCTCCGGCGACTGGAGCAAGCCACGGCGGGGACCGGCGACCCGCCCGCGACGGCCGCCCCGGCGGACGAGGCAGACGCCGACGGCGAGGATGTCGCGTCGGCGTCGGCCTCCAGTGCTGGGGCCGAACCCGACAGCGACGCCGCGGAGACACCGGCCGGGACCGACGACGGGAACGCCGACGCTATCGACGACGGGACGGCCGATACCGCCGCCGACACGGACCAGCCCGACACCGGCGCGGACGAATCGACGGCCGAACCCGCCGACGGGCCGACGGACGAATCCGACGACGCCCCGGACGAGGACCCGCTGTCGGCGCTCTCGGACGCCGACGCGGAGGAGCCCGACGACCTCTCGGCTGACGAGCCGTTCGACGAGCCGGCGGCGGACGACGACACCGTCGAGGTGTGGGACCCGGAGGAGCGAATCGGCGAGGCGGACGGCGCCACCGACGACCCGACTGCCCCCGACCCGCCGGCCGACGAGGGCGGCGACACATCGAACGCCGACGAGGACCCGGAGAAACAGAGCTGACCGCCACCAGCGGACGCTCGGAGGCGGAGCCCCGACCGGACACGCCGCGGTCCGGAACCCTCTTTTGACGGACGCCCGCAGTACCGGTATGGAGTGGAAACTGTTCGCACACCTCCGGGACGCGGCCGACGGCCAGTCGGTCAGCGTCGATGTCGAGGGCGACGCCACGGTCGAAGCGGCGCTCGATGCGCTGCTCGCGGCGCGACCGGCGCTCGCCGAGGAGGTGCTCGACGAAAACGAGGAACTGGCCGACCACATCCGTGTGCTCGTCGACGGTGAAGACCCGTTCTCCGCCGGCGACGGGCTGGCGACGCCGGTCGACGAGGGGACGGAACTCGCGCTGTTTCCGCCGGTCAGCGGCGGGTGACGGCCCGACTTCTCACGCTCGCCTCGTCCCGACCTGGCCGGTGACGACGATGCGGAACCCGTCCCGGTAGGCCGTGTCGACGGTGGCCTCCCACCCGTGCGTTTCGGCCAGCAACCGCAGGTTCGGGAGCGGCAGCCCGGACTGGCCGTCCGGAATCGCCTGCCCGTAGGTGAAAAACGGCGCGGGGTCGTCCCGGGCCGGCGGCTGGCCGTCGTCGGTGATAGTGAACCCGTCGTCGGTGACCGCGACCGACACCGACGCCGCGCCGTTGTGGGCCGCGAACCGGAACGCGTTCTCGAAGAGGGTCTGCAAGCGCGGCGGGTCGGCCTCCACCGCGCCGTCCGCCGCGACGACGAGCGTGAGGTCGCCGACGTCGGCCGCTGCCAGCGCGCGCTCGGCGACCTCGCTCACAGTCACCTGCCGCGTCGATTCGACGGTCTGCCCGTGCTGTGCGAGCTGTGCGAGTTTGCCGACGACGTCGGCCATGTGGTCGGCCGACCGGGACGCCGCCCGGAGCGATTCGCGGGCCCGGGTCACGTTCCCGTCGGTCAGGGCGCTCCCGGCGATGTCGACCCGTCCGTTGACGGTCTGGAGCGTGTTGAGCAGTTCGTGGCGGATGGCGGCGGCGAACCCCTCTAGCTGTTCGTTCTGCCGCGAGAGCTCGCGCCGCTGGCGCTCTACCTCCGTCACGTCCGAAAAGACGACCATTTCGCCGATGCTGGTCTGCCCGAGGGAGAACGAGGTCCCGCTGACGAGGTAGTAGCGGACCTCGCCGTCTTCGACGTATTCGAGTATCTGGTCGTCGCTGTCGAGCGCGCCCGCGACGCTCGGGAGCGTGTCGCCGAGTTGTTCCCCGACCGTCCCATCGAGGGCCGGGAACGTCGACGCCGCGAGGTCGTTGTACTCGCGGATTCGCCCGGTGTCGTCGAGGTAGACGATTGGTCCGTCGACCCCGTCGGTCAACTGGACGGCCAGGAACGTGGTGTCGAAGACGTAGAGGACGCCGAGGGCGAACACGACGACCCCGAGCGGCTCGTAGTTGATGTCCAGCAGCCGGTCGCTCGTGAACCCGACGATGTCGAGGAGCACGGGCAGCCCGGTCACGCCGACGAGCGCGACCAGCGGGCGCGTGTCGTAGTCCGCTTCCGCACAGAGCTCGTACAGCATGAAGAAGCCGACGGCGACGAGCGCGTACGAGAGGCCGGCCACGAGCCAGTGGAACGTCTGGTGTTCTATCGTCAGGTGCGGGAACGGCGTCTGGACGAACACCGTCCGGAAGTACAGCCCGTGGAGCGGGTTCGTCACTTTGACCGCGACGATGGCGAGGTAGACGCCGACGGCCAGGCGGCGGTACGATGCCGTCCGGTGGAGCGAGCGACCGGTGTACGCCGACGTGAAGTAGAGCCACGACCCGACGGTCGTCAGCCCCACGACGAGGCTGAGCACGTAGGCGGCGTACCGCAGCCCTGGCGTCGGTGCGACCAGGAACGCCAGTTCCAGCGCGGCCCACCCGCCGCTCCCGGCGAGCAGGCCGACGAGCCCGCGCCGTGTGTCCGGCTCCGCGACGCTGAGCGCCCGCGGCACGGCGGCCAGACACCCGAGCGTGGCGACGGCGTACGCCGCCACGTAGACCGCAAACGAGAGCGAGAGTCCGGAAACCGACATGGACTCTAGTACAGACCGTTCGGGTCATGAACGCACTGGCCTCGTTTCCATGGCTGATAACGGGACGGGGCTCAGGTGAGGTCCGCGCTGCAGACGAAGGTGGGCCAGTCGCTCGTCGCCCCGCGGACGGCGGCCGCCTGTGCGACGTGCCGCGGCGTCTCGGGGATGAGGACCCGCGTCCGGTCGACGCCGAGGGCGGCGGCGTCGTCCCGAATCGCATCGAACAGGGCCGCGGCGGCGTCGGCGTCGTCCCACGCGCCGACGGCGTACTCTGCCAGACGAACGTCGTCGCCCGGGTCGCGCGTCACGCGGGCGCGACACGCCGCGCCGTGGGTCCCGCCGTCCGTGACGGCGAACACGGCCTCCTCGTCGGCGAGGGCCCGCAGGTCGTCGCGCGTGAGTTCCGAGAGCGCCCACGACTGCTCGCGGTCCAGTGCCAGCCCCGAGAGGGCGGTCCGCGCGTCGCTGTCGGTCCAGTAGGTCCAGGCGACCGTCGGGTCGTCGGTGACAGACAGCGACGGGGTCGCCTCGCGCGGCTCCGGCGACGCCCACCGGAACGAACAGGTCGGCTCGAACCCCGCCGCGACGGACTGGCCGAGGCCGGCGTCGTTCCACGAGAACACCATGTTCCGGGCGACCGTCGCCCCGCCGTCGGCCGCCCACTCGAGGAGGTCCTCGACCATCGCCAGCCCGTGGCCCTCGCCCCGGTGGGCCGGGTCGACGCGGATGCCCTGGAGCCACGCTTCGTGGTCGCTCAGCACGACGCCCTGGCAGAGGCCGACGGGGGTCCCGTCGACGGTCGCGACGACGGTCCGCTGGTCCGGGCCGTCGCTGGCAACCCAGTCGCGGAACACCGCCGGGATGTACTCCGCCGTGTCGCGGTCGCTCCAGACCTCCTGGACGAACGCCACCACGTCGTCGTAGTCGTCCGCTCGCGCCTGTCGAACCGTCGATGACATACTCCACACTGCGGGACGGGGCGTGAAAAGTTCGGTCGCTCGTTACAGCCAGGGGGTCGACCGCTGCTGAATCTCGCCGGCGAGCGGTTCCTGCATGGCGTCGGCGACGTCGGTGCTGTTTGCCAGCGCCCACATGAGTTTGACCTTCGCCGTGCCGGGCAGCATGTCCTCGCCCTCGACGACGCCGGCGTCGAGCAGGTCGCGGCCGGTGTCGTAGACGCGGTCGCAGACCCGGCCTTCGAGGCACTGGCTGGTCATGACGACCGGGATGTCGAGGTCTTCGATGACGCTTATCCAGTCGGTGTTGACGTGGCCGAGGCCGGTCCCCTCGATGATGAGGCCCTCGCTGTCGGCGGCGGCCGTGTCGAGCAGCGAGGCGTCCATGCCGGGCGAGAACTTCACCAGTTCCACGTCGGTCTCGACGGCGTCGTGCAGCGCCAGGTCGGTCGCGCCGCGCTCGGCGTACTCGCGGCGGAAGGTCACGCGGCTCTCGCCGTCGATGTCGTAGTCGACCTCGCCGAGGGGTTTCGCGCCGACGGTCTCGAAGGCGTCCCGGCGCGAGGTGTGGTTCTTGCGGACGCGCGTGCCGCGGTGCAGCGCACAGCGGTCGTCGGACTCGTCGGCGTGCATGCAGACCAGCACCTCCGCGCAGTCGCTCGTGGCCGCTTCGACGGCCGAGACGGCGTTCATGACGTTGTCCGAGGACGGGCGGTCGGCCGAGCGCTGGCTCCCGGTGAAGACGATGGGGACCGGCGTATCGAGCATGAAGGCGAGCGCCGACGCGGTGTACTGCATCGTGTCCGTGCCGTGCATGACGACGACGCCGTCCGCGCCGGCCTCGATCTCCTCGTGGACGGCGCGGGCGAGGTCCTGCCAGACCGCGGGCGTCATGTTCTCGGAGAGGATGTTGGCGACGACGCGGCCGCGGTAGTTCGCCATCCCCGCGAGGTCCGGGACCGCCCGCAGCACGTCCTCGGCGTCGAACTGCGCCGTCACCGCGCCGGTCCGGTAGTCGACGGTCGAGGCGATGGTCCCGCCGGTCGAGATGAGCGACACCGTCGGCAGGTCGTCGTCGAACTCGATTTCCGACGTACCCTGTTCGTCCTGTGCGCTCTCGACGTCGTACACGTCCGACTCCAGCACGTCGACCTCGGCGTCCTCGCGGTCGATACCGACGTTGTACCCGCCGTCGAGCTTGACGACGAGGTGGTCCGGCGTGCTGGAGGGGAGCAACACGCCCTCGTAGGTCTGGGCCGCGCGCTCGACGCGGACCCGGTCGCCTGCGTTCATGCGCGGGACTTTCCGCCGGTGGGACTTGAACCCACTCGTTTCGGCCAGCGTGTCCAACCGAGGGTGCGTCTGGCACGGACCGTCCCAGACCGACCAGCGGCCAGCGGACTCACCGAACACCACTCAATTTCGCGACTGAAACTTCCGAGGGATACCAGGCCACAAGGTTATCCGACTAGACACTCTCCTAACAAGTATGGCTGACAACAAGACCGGACGGGAAAACCAGGCCCGGAACGACGAGCGCCGCCAGCGAGAACGCGCTATCGCAGAGGAACTCGAACGCGCGGACGATCCGGAGCCGCCGGTCGACCCGGCGGCGCTCGCCTACTTCGAGACAGAACTCGACACGCTCGAGTTCCCGGCGACAGCGGCTGACGTGGTGGATGCCGTGGGCGACCACGAAGTCGAGTCCGTCGAGGGAGCGTACGCCGTCGCGGACCTCCTCCCGGATGCGACGGTCGAGTCGTTCGAATCGCCCGCCGCGGTTCGGACGCGGGTCCAGCGGCCGACGATTGCCGGGGCGATGAAGCGCGTCGTGGAGGCCGCCGACGCACACCAGAGCGCGTCCTTTGGCACCTCACAGCGCGACGGCTACGAGCGAACCTTCCGGGAGTTGCAGGCTATCGACGAGGACGACGACGACGAGGGAATCCGGGTCGTCGCCGACTGGATCGTCGAACGCGTCCACGAGAAAGAGCGGCTTCCGAGCTCCCGTGACGTTCGCCGGCGAGCGGCGAAGTTCTGCCGGTCGAACGGCTACTCGGTCCGAAACGACGACTGGCTCGGTGTCTGAGAGCGGCGGCACGGCCAAACGAACGGCAGGTGCTCCCCACAAGGACCATACCGCTCGCCGTCCCACTTCCGGTATGGCCGAACGTACCAAAGAACGGACCCGCGACGCGGACGCCGAGTCGAGCGGCGAGTTCGGCGTCGACGCGACCGAGTCGCTGTCCGGGACGACCGACGCCGCGTCGCAGTCGTCGGAGTCCACGCACAGCTACTTCTCCCTGCGGGCGCTGCTGTACGCCTTCGGCGCAGTCGGCGGCGGGATGGTGCTGGGCGGGCTGATTCCCCTCCTACCGTTTACCGAACTGCTCGGCGTCCTGCTGGGCGGGTTCGTCTACGGGCTGTTCGCCAGCGAACGGCGCTATCTCGAACTGGCGGTCGCCGGCGGCGTCAGCGGCGGCACGACGGCCGTCCTGTCCCTCCTGCCACAGCTGGCCGCGGGGCTGAACGGCACTCGACTGTTCGCCATCGCCGGCGGCGTCGGGCTGGTACTCGCGGTCGTCGGCCACTACTTCGGCCGTGACCTCCGCAGCGGGCTGACGAAAGACCTGGACTGACTCGCTCTCAGACGATTTCCCAGCCGTCGTCGGTCCGCTCGACCACGTCGTCGTCTTCGAGTCGGCTGAGCGCCTCCTCGACGATTTCCGGCGGGGCCTCTATCTCCCGGGCCAGCGCCGGGACGGTGTCGATACCGTTCGCCAGCCCGCTGACGAGTTCCGCGTACAGCCGGCCGTCCCCGTTCTCGAAGCCGGAGTCGATGCGGTCCCGCACGTCGGTCATGCGGGCCTGGACCCACCGCTGGGCCAGCGACAGTTCGTTCTCCAGTTGCTGGAGGTGTTCCAGTTCCCGCGCCAGGTCGTGAAAGTCGCCGTCGGCGGCGGCACCCACGTCTATCGAGAGGTGGCGACAGGACGGCATCTCGAACTCGGGGTTGGCCGGGTATGCGCTCTTGGTACCGAACTCGTAGGGCGAGACGCGGACCTCCAGGCGGAGGTTCCGGGCGATAGAGAAGTACTTCCGGCGCTGGTCGTCGGTCCGGGACTCGATGAGCCCGGCGTCTTCGAGCTTCTGGAGGTGGTCGATGACCGCTTTCGGACTGACACCGATGTATTCGCTGATTTCAGTGACGTAGCAGGGCTTGTGGGCGAGTAGTTTGAGAATCCGCCGGCGGTTGGCGTTTCCAAGGAGATTGAGTAACTCGGCGGAGTCCATCGAGTCGTAGGTAGCGGGTCACGGTTCAAAAGCATGACTCTCGTCGGGCGGTTTGCTGGTGAGTGACCTGCTCAGCTACTGACCGAGCCCACGCCCCACCTACGCGCCGCCGTTCCCGTTGCCCTGATTGCCGCTGTCTCCTTGGCCACTACCTTGGTCGTTTCCCTGGTCACTGCCGCCGGTGCCCTGGTCGTTTCCGCCGCCGTTTCCTCGGTCACCGGCCTGGTCGTCTCCGTTATTTCCCCGGTCACCCGCGTCACCGTCTCCCTGGCCACCGGCCTGGTCGTTCCCCTGGTCGTCTCCGTTATCTCCCTGGTCCCCGGTCTGGGCGTCTCCATTATCCTCCTGCCCCTCTCCGCTGTCGTTCCCTTGGTCGTCTCCGTTGTCGCCCTGGTTGGTCTCGTCGCCGGTGCCCTGGTCGTTTCCGCCGCTGTTTCCTCGGTCACCGGCCTGGTCGTCTCCGTTATTTCCCCGGTCATCCGCGTCACCGTCTCCCCCGCCGCCGGCCTGGCTGTTGCCCTGGTCGCCGCCGTCACTGCCTCGCTCGTTCCCGTTATCGTTTCCCTCGTCGTTCGCACCGTCCGCATCGCCGCTGGAATCCGTCTCGGACGAGCCGTCGGTACCGTCGCCGGACCCGTCGGCGTCAGAACCGTTCTCCCCACCAGCGCCGTTCCCGGCATCGTCACCGCTGTCGCCTCCGTCGCTGTTCTCGGTGCCGGACGCTCCACGCTCCCCGTTCCCGTTGCCCCGTTCCGCAGCCCTGTCAGACCCGTTTCCCTCGCTCTCGGCCGCGTCGTCGGACGCCCCGTTATCGCCGTCGGTGCCCCTGTCAGCGGGTGGGCCCTGTTCGCTACCGGTTTCCTGCTGTCCGGGAGCATCGTCAGGTGGGCCCCGCTCGCTCTCGTTTCCCTGCTGGCGGGGTGCCTCGTCGGGCGGTCCCGGGTCGCTCTCGTTGGCTCCCCGTTCGGGCGTCTCGGCTGGCGGTCCCCGCTCGCTCTCGTTGACGCCCGCGACTTCCGGCGGGCCCTGTTCACTTCGGTTGACTCCCGCGTCCTCCGGCGGACCCTGGTCGTCCGGGCCGGCGGTGTTCGGCGGACCGGCGATGCCGCGGGCAACCGACGCCGCCTGCTGGCCGGAGAACTCGTTGGCGTTCCGTTTCAACCGCTCCAGTTCGGTGTCGTCTACGCCGGCCTGTTCGGCGGCCGTGTCGGTGTCGTTAATCGCGGCCTGCAGGCCGGTGATTTCGGCGGTGAGACGGCTCCGCTGGGCCACGTAGGCCTGCTCCGGGAGCGAGCCGTTCTCGTGTCGCTGTTCGATTGTGGCGTTGCGCTCCTGTAGCCGTTCCAGCCGGCGCTCGAGCGAACCGGCCCGGCTCGTGACGAGTTCGGCACGCTCGGTGTCGTTCGATTGGTTGTACGCCGACCGCCACATCCCGTT of Haloarcula sp. DT43 contains these proteins:
- a CDS encoding DUF5789 family protein is translated as MADNKTGRENQARNDERRQRERAIAEELERADDPEPPVDPAALAYFETELDTLEFPATAADVVDAVGDHEVESVEGAYAVADLLPDATVESFESPAAVRTRVQRPTIAGAMKRVVEAADAHQSASFGTSQRDGYERTFRELQAIDEDDDDEGIRVVADWIVERVHEKERLPSSRDVRRRAAKFCRSNGYSVRNDDWLGV
- a CDS encoding ArsR/SmtB family transcription factor, which produces MDSAELLNLLGNANRRRILKLLAHKPCYVTEISEYIGVSPKAVIDHLQKLEDAGLIESRTDDQRRKYFSIARNLRLEVRVSPYEFGTKSAYPANPEFEMPSCRHLSIDVGAAADGDFHDLARELEHLQQLENELSLAQRWVQARMTDVRDRIDSGFENGDGRLYAELVSGLANGIDTVPALAREIEAPPEIVEEALSRLEDDDVVERTDDGWEIV